The sequence AGCTGTTGATAAAGTTAAGGGTGAAAATATACCCATTGCGATGCCTACTAAAGTTAAAAATAATGCAAAATATCCGATGCCGATGAAATTGGCTGCGAGAAAAAGGCCTAGCGCTTGAATTGTAAGCCCAATTACTAAAGCTTTCCTAATTCCAATATTTGAAATTTTTTCAGAAAATAGAAACATAATGGCTCTCATAACTCCAAAAAAGGCGAACAGAATTCCTAATTGAAAAGAAGTAATACCAAAGTCGCTAGCGTATACTGGAAAGATTGAAAAAATCACTCCAAAAACCATGCTGTATGTTATTACAACTACATATATGGATAGAAGATTTTTATTTAAAAGTCTGAATTTATGATTAAAATCATTGTTATTCAATGCTTTGGTATTTATCGAAGGTTTTTTGTAGCTAAGTCCACAGATGGCTAGTAGCACTGCTATCAATCCGACTATGAAACAAAAGGTGAAAAGGGTTGGAAAAGATGTTTTCTCAAGAATAAAACCTCCAATCGGTGGACCTAAGAGAAAACCTAAAGCCCAAGAAAAGCTAAACTGTCCCATAACCTTCATTCTTTCCCTATTTGTTGAGAAGTCAACAAGTATTGCCTCAACCGTGGGCCACAAGAAAGCAAAAGCCAGCCCCCCAAAAATTCTAACTAATACTATATGAACTAGATCAGAAGCCAGGATGAAAAGAATCGCACTGATTGCTGTTAAAGTTACTCCAGATAAGTAAAAGTATCTTCTATCAAACTTATCAGACATAAAGCCAACAAGTATAGGAAATATGATATATGGAAGAGCGTAAGCCGCTCCTATGATACCTTGATCTGCATATGTGGCACCAAAGATTTGAGCATAAATAGGTACAAGGGGGTTGTATGCTCCAACGCTGAAAGAAATTACGAAAATAGATACAAATATAAAAAATACTCTTTCTTTCCTCAGTGAGTCTCTCTTATACAAAAATATTCCACCTATTTGGTTGATAGTATTGAAATTCACAACTTTTTACTAAACGAGGGTTATTAGAAAACAAGAGGCTTATTTTTAAGTTTGATGATTTTAGATAAATTAAAAATAAGCAGTCATTCGAAATCGGGACATAAAACATTATTGAAGGTTCCCAAGTTTACTCTTACTCAGAACCGTTAAATGTTTGTTGTAAAATTAATTACGTATAATGGTAAGTTTAACTTTTTATGGTGGAATTAACGAAATTGGTGGCAATAAAGTTTTTTTAAAGGAAGACGAAGCTAGAGTTCTTCTTGATTTTGGGCAATCCTTCACTTGTGGTGTAGAATGTTTTACAGGTTGGCTAACACCCAGAGCGATTAACGGATTGGGGGACTATTTTGAGTTTAATCTTTTGCCGAAGATCATGGGATTGTATGCTAAAGAACTATTAGCTTTTACCGATCTTCCTTATATTAAGCCGAAGATCGATGCTGTATTTTTATCTCACGCTCATTGGGATCACGTAAATCATATTCAGTTTTTAGATCCAGATATCCCCGTATATCTTGGAGAAGGTACCAAATTGTTTATGGAGTCCATGGAGAAGACCAGCAGTTTCTGTAATTATGGAAAGCACCAGTATCGGACATTTCGAACTGGAGACAAGATCAAGGTTGGTGGTATAGTGGTCGAGCCTGTTCATGTCGATCATTCGATTCCTGCTGCTTATGGGTTCTTAATCCATACGTCTGAAGGTACAATTGTGTATACTGGGGATCTTAGGGCTCATGGTCCAAGGAAGGATATGACTGAGGAGTTTGCTAAGAAAGCACATGAATCTGAACCGGTTGCTATGGTATGTGAAGGCACTAGAATGGTGGAAAAGGAAGGGAGAAAGAACTATACTGAAGAGCAAGTCGAGAAATTGAGTGACAGAATTGTTACATCAACCAATAATATCGTATTTATCACTCGATATAGCCGTGATATGGATAGGTTTAGAAGCTTCTATAACGTTGCTAAAGACAATGGCAGAAACATTGTCATTTCTCCAAAGATAGCTTATCTTCTAAGTAAACTTGTTGAAGACAGACGCCTAGATCTTCCTGATCCGTTGAAAGACGAAAATATTCTGGTCTATTATAAACGAAAAGGCTCTGGAGAATTTAACGAAAAGGATTATTATCTTTGGGAAAGAGAGTTCATGGATAAAATGGTGACCTTTGATTTTGTACAAAAGAACCAAAGCAAGTTGATTATGGACTTAAATTTTTATCAATTTGCAGAACTAATTGATATTAGACCAAATCCAAGTAGCCACTTTATCCATAGCATGAGTGAACCTTTCAGTGAAGAAGATATCGAAGATCAGGTTATGCATAACTGGTTATATCATTTCAATATCCATTTCCATCAACTTCACGCTTCTGGACATATGGATAGACAACAGATAACTAACTTAATCTACGACATCAAACCGAAGAAAGTATTCCCAATACACACAGAAAATACACACATATTTAAAAAGATAAACAAGAACATTGAAACAATGAAATACGGAAAAGAATACACAATATGATTGATTAAGATTTCAATTGATTTTGATGAAAATATTTCTTAATGATATTAATTTTTATTTCAAATTCACGAAATTTACCCTTCTCTTTTAACTCTCATTTTGTAGTTTAAACAACTTTCCAATGGATGACTATCTAAATGTTAGCCCAATAAAATAACCAACATAATGTGTAATAACTATGACCACTAATGCAATTATTAAATGTTCTATAACTGCATTCCAAGGTTTTACTTTTTGATCTTTAGCATTATAAAAACTAAAGAATCCCAAAATAGATAACCCCCAAACGATACTTACGATAACGGCTGTTGTCAATGACAGTAACAAAACGGGAATAACGAAAGTACTTGCAAAAATTAATTTAGATAGAAAAGTTGAGAATGTCGACTCCCATATCTCTTTTGTAGTATGCTTACTTTCAGATTCTTCAGAAATATGAATACCTAATGCATCCGAAAGA comes from Candidatus Methylarchaceae archaeon HK02M2 and encodes:
- a CDS encoding MFS transporter; the protein is MYKRDSLRKERVFFIFVSIFVISFSVGAYNPLVPIYAQIFGATYADQGIIGAAYALPYIIFPILVGFMSDKFDRRYFYLSGVTLTAISAILFILASDLVHIVLVRIFGGLAFAFLWPTVEAILVDFSTNRERMKVMGQFSFSWALGFLLGPPIGGFILEKTSFPTLFTFCFIVGLIAVLLAICGLSYKKPSINTKALNNNDFNHKFRLLNKNLLSIYVVVITYSMVFGVIFSIFPVYASDFGITSFQLGILFAFFGVMRAIMFLFSEKISNIGIRKALVIGLTIQALGLFLAANFIGIGYFALFLTLVGIAMGIFSPLTLSTASKLASRSKIGITLGSVEALFGFGDTIGPFYGGMIAETFGASIPYFSLAFISLLAIVPVTIIRFKNQP
- a CDS encoding MBL fold metallo-hydrolase → MVSLTFYGGINEIGGNKVFLKEDEARVLLDFGQSFTCGVECFTGWLTPRAINGLGDYFEFNLLPKIMGLYAKELLAFTDLPYIKPKIDAVFLSHAHWDHVNHIQFLDPDIPVYLGEGTKLFMESMEKTSSFCNYGKHQYRTFRTGDKIKVGGIVVEPVHVDHSIPAAYGFLIHTSEGTIVYTGDLRAHGPRKDMTEEFAKKAHESEPVAMVCEGTRMVEKEGRKNYTEEQVEKLSDRIVTSTNNIVFITRYSRDMDRFRSFYNVAKDNGRNIVISPKIAYLLSKLVEDRRLDLPDPLKDENILVYYKRKGSGEFNEKDYYLWEREFMDKMVTFDFVQKNQSKLIMDLNFYQFAELIDIRPNPSSHFIHSMSEPFSEEDIEDQVMHNWLYHFNIHFHQLHASGHMDRQQITNLIYDIKPKKVFPIHTENTHIFKKINKNIETMKYGKEYTI